A region from the Desulfomarina profundi genome encodes:
- a CDS encoding RNA-binding domain-containing protein, translating into MIEIRTLDDIGILSETVDLECKLAAGKDGRGQLPVDFWPTYSAFANTHGGVILLGIKEKQRRFALHGISEPQRIITALFNHLNNPQKVSVNLLTEQDVKVIVIDNRNLIQVRVPPALRRQKPVFLRGNPLKGNTFRRLHDGDRPCSEETVKRMLAEQVEDARDSRILQGFGMDDIDPDSLFAYRQMLRTEKPGHIWLDEDDAGLLRLLKGWRRDRQTGEKGLTLAGLLMFGKWDAIQDGAPHYFVDYQERPEAKTELRWTDRLVPDGSWSGNLFDFYRRVYRKLIADLRVPFSLKDGQRQDDTPVHEAIREALVNTLVHADYSGRVSVLIVKRPDLFGFRNPGNMRIPAELAIQGGESDCRNRLIHQMFLMIGLGERAGSGVPKIYSGWKSGNWRPPALYEKDEPEQTLLELRMLDLFPREVLEMLRIKFGSAFDGLGDLERLILSSATIEGFVSHPRLLEMSTDHPHDVTMSLQRLVKKELLFSSGHGRGTVYHIQGLKAATPDEVFSDGTVLDSLKNSGQSSEGLIAEGLDMPIIHKLADIKPELVAELEGLAESARKSRRLSKNEMTQTVIELCHGRYLTLKVLGELLGRSEDYLRLKVLNPLVGKKLLRRAFPATPNDPRQAYTSVSQM; encoded by the coding sequence ATGATCGAAATTCGGACCTTGGACGATATTGGTATTCTTTCAGAAACCGTTGACCTGGAGTGCAAGCTGGCAGCAGGGAAAGACGGCAGGGGACAATTGCCGGTCGACTTCTGGCCCACTTACAGCGCCTTTGCCAATACCCATGGTGGAGTTATCCTTTTAGGCATCAAGGAAAAACAGCGGCGATTTGCTCTCCATGGCATCAGTGAGCCACAGCGGATCATTACCGCTCTGTTCAACCACCTCAACAATCCGCAGAAGGTGAGTGTCAATCTGCTGACCGAGCAGGATGTCAAGGTGATCGTTATTGATAACCGCAACCTGATCCAGGTGCGGGTACCACCTGCCCTACGTCGACAGAAACCTGTCTTCTTGCGTGGCAACCCATTGAAGGGGAACACCTTTCGTCGTCTTCATGACGGAGACCGGCCCTGCAGTGAAGAAACAGTCAAAAGAATGCTGGCCGAGCAAGTGGAAGATGCACGGGACAGCCGTATTTTGCAAGGCTTTGGCATGGATGATATTGATCCAGACAGCCTTTTTGCCTACCGCCAGATGCTGCGGACGGAAAAACCGGGGCATATATGGCTGGACGAAGATGACGCCGGACTGCTTCGGCTTCTCAAGGGCTGGCGTCGTGACCGGCAGACCGGTGAAAAAGGGCTTACCCTGGCAGGACTTTTGATGTTTGGGAAGTGGGACGCTATTCAGGACGGTGCGCCGCATTATTTTGTGGACTATCAGGAACGACCCGAGGCGAAAACAGAATTGCGTTGGACTGACCGCCTTGTGCCGGATGGCAGCTGGTCCGGCAATCTTTTTGATTTTTACCGCCGGGTATATCGTAAGCTCATTGCTGACCTGAGGGTGCCTTTTTCATTGAAGGATGGGCAGCGCCAGGATGATACGCCCGTCCATGAAGCAATTCGGGAGGCTTTGGTGAACACCCTTGTTCATGCTGATTATAGTGGCAGGGTTTCGGTGTTGATCGTAAAGAGACCGGATTTATTCGGGTTTCGCAATCCAGGCAATATGCGGATACCTGCAGAACTGGCAATACAGGGAGGAGAAAGTGATTGCCGGAATCGGTTGATTCATCAGATGTTTCTAATGATCGGTCTTGGTGAACGGGCAGGCTCAGGAGTGCCCAAAATTTATAGTGGCTGGAAGAGTGGCAACTGGCGGCCACCCGCCCTTTATGAAAAGGACGAACCGGAACAGACGCTCCTTGAACTCCGGATGCTTGATCTTTTTCCTCGGGAAGTGCTTGAGATGCTGCGTATAAAGTTTGGTTCGGCGTTTGATGGGTTGGGTGATCTGGAGCGTCTTATCCTGTCATCGGCAACAATTGAAGGTTTTGTCTCCCACCCGCGTTTATTGGAAATGTCAACCGACCATCCCCATGATGTAACAATGTCCCTACAACGCCTTGTAAAAAAAGAACTTTTGTTTTCGAGTGGCCATGGACGGGGGACTGTCTACCATATTCAGGGTCTTAAAGCTGCAACACCTGATGAAGTTTTCAGTGATGGGACGGTGCTGGACAGTTTGAAAAATTCAGGCCAAAGTTCTGAGGGGTTAATTGCGGAAGGGCTGGATATGCCGATTATTCATAAGTTGGCAGACATCAAACCTGAACTGGTGGCTGAACTTGAAGGATTGGCAGAGAGCGCACGGAAGAGTCGTCGCTTGTCAAAGAATGAGATGACCCAAACAGTTATCGAATTATGTCATGGACGCTACCTGACTTTAAAGGTCCTTGGCGAATTACTCGGACGATCCGAAGACTATCTACGCCTCAAAGTTCTAAACCCATTAGTAGGAAAAAAGTTATTACGCCGGGCTTTTCCGGCTACGCCGAATGATCCAAGACAGGCATATACCAGCGTGTCGCAAATGTAA
- a CDS encoding restriction endonuclease subunit S encodes MGHIKRSHLKEALCAVPDFNLETVDIIAELVAKQITARLESSSLSQLRDTLLPKLLSGEISVKAAESAIQEVA; translated from the coding sequence ATGGGGCATATCAAGAGAAGTCATCTTAAAGAGGCATTGTGTGCTGTGCCAGATTTTAATCTTGAAACAGTAGACATCATTGCTGAACTGGTTGCCAAGCAGATTACCGCGCGATTGGAAAGTTCATCTCTCTCCCAACTCCGCGACACCCTCCTCCCCAAACTCCTCTCCGGCGAGATCAGCGTTAAAGCCGCCGAGTCCGCCATCCAGGAGGTGGCATGA
- a CDS encoding restriction endonuclease subunit S, with the protein MNVDWQISTLQEVCLKITDGAHNSPKSVAIGKPMASVKDLTRFGVDLREARHISTEDFEILVRQGCQPIVGDVLIAKDGNSALDTVCNVKKPLDAVLLSSVAILRPDPEKIDSDFLKYYFTSQETISYLKSNFISGAAIPRVVLKDFKKAQIKLPPLQDQKEISSVLSSLDNKIELNRQINQTLEEMAQAIFKSWFVDFEPVKAKALARAKGQNPERAAMCAISGKTEKGLDRLSPDQLAQLRATAALFPDKLVESELGLIPEGWEVKPLDEIAQYQNGLALQKYRPESENDFLPVVKIAQLKTGISNSAEKASPNIKPACIIDNGDVIFSWSGSLIVDLWCGGRLHLISTCLR; encoded by the coding sequence ATGAATGTTGATTGGCAAATATCAACTCTGCAAGAGGTGTGCTTAAAAATAACAGATGGTGCCCACAATAGTCCCAAGTCAGTTGCTATTGGAAAGCCAATGGCATCTGTGAAGGATTTGACAAGGTTTGGCGTTGATTTGAGAGAGGCAAGGCATATATCAACTGAAGACTTTGAAATTCTTGTAAGGCAAGGTTGTCAGCCAATAGTAGGTGATGTGTTGATTGCCAAAGATGGAAACAGTGCGCTTGATACCGTATGTAATGTTAAAAAGCCACTTGATGCGGTTTTGCTTTCTTCCGTGGCGATACTTAGACCAGACCCCGAAAAAATTGATTCTGACTTTCTGAAATATTATTTCACTTCACAAGAGACTATTAGTTATCTGAAAAGTAACTTTATTTCCGGCGCTGCAATTCCAAGAGTTGTTTTAAAAGATTTTAAGAAGGCTCAAATCAAACTACCTCCCCTCCAAGATCAAAAAGAGATTTCTTCTGTTTTATCCTCGCTGGATAACAAAATCGAACTCAACCGCCAGATCAACCAAACCCTGGAGGAGATGGCCCAGGCCATTTTCAAGTCCTGGTTTGTGGATTTCGAGCCGGTCAAGGCCAAGGCCCTTGCCAGGGCCAAGGGCCAGAACCCGGAACGCGCCGCCATGTGCGCCATCAGTGGGAAGACCGAGAAAGGACTCGACCGGCTCTCTCCTGACCAACTTGCCCAACTCCGTGCCACCGCCGCCCTTTTCCCCGATAAACTGGTTGAGTCTGAGCTGGGGTTGATCCCTGAGGGGTGGGAGGTAAAACCACTCGATGAGATAGCTCAATATCAAAACGGTCTCGCCCTTCAAAAGTATCGCCCTGAAAGCGAAAATGATTTTTTACCTGTTGTAAAAATTGCTCAGCTAAAAACCGGAATATCCAACTCAGCTGAAAAAGCATCTCCTAATATTAAGCCAGCCTGTATCATAGATAATGGGGATGTTATTTTTTCATGGTCGGGATCATTAATAGTGGATTTATGGTGTGGGGGAAGGCTGCACTTAATCAGCACCTGTTTAAGGTAA
- a CDS encoding class I SAM-dependent DNA methyltransferase, with translation MANKEQKFLEALDKKLWTAANKLLPSLDASVYKHVVLGLLFVKYVSDSFDNRCQELKDQFNNPEHDYFLNPEDYDSDEEYQAEIVDELEIRDYYTEKNVFWVPQLARWQILRDNATLTPGTEIEIKNGKTHTYTFRSVGRLIDDALDAIEKDNPKLKGILNKQYARLQIDQAKLIELINLLSEIPFSHDTLQSKDILGHVYEYFLGQFALAEGKKGGQFYTPKSIVSLIVEMLQPFQGRVYDPAMGSGGFFVQSEQFVKKHGGRIGNVSIYGQEYNYTTWQLAAMNMVIRGLDFNFGKEPANTFTNDQHPDLRADFIMANPPFNMKEWDTGVSDDDPRWQYGRPPTGNANFAWLQHMLYHLAPNGSMGLLLANGSMSSNTKNEGAIRKALVENDLVECMVALPGQLFTNTQIPACIWFLTRNKKERNGFRDRSGEVLFIDARNLGYMKDRVLRDFKREDIEKISGTFHAWQTGEGYEDEAGFCMSATLEKISKHDFVLTPGRYVGAAEEEDDGEPFGEKMARLTTQLSEQFGANAQLEKQIKQNLAGLGYEC, from the coding sequence ATGGCCAATAAAGAACAGAAATTTCTTGAAGCACTGGACAAAAAGCTGTGGACAGCGGCAAACAAATTGCTTCCGTCTCTGGATGCTTCGGTATACAAGCATGTGGTTTTAGGACTGTTATTTGTAAAATATGTTTCAGATTCTTTTGACAACCGCTGCCAGGAATTGAAAGATCAGTTCAATAATCCGGAGCATGACTATTTTCTTAACCCGGAAGATTATGATTCCGATGAAGAATACCAGGCCGAAATCGTGGATGAGCTGGAAATCCGCGACTATTATACGGAGAAAAATGTCTTCTGGGTGCCACAGCTGGCCCGCTGGCAGATCCTGCGTGATAATGCGACCCTGACTCCGGGTACGGAGATTGAAATCAAGAACGGTAAGACCCATACCTATACCTTCCGCAGTGTGGGCAGGCTTATTGACGATGCTCTGGACGCCATCGAAAAAGACAATCCCAAGCTCAAAGGAATTTTAAATAAGCAATATGCCCGCCTCCAGATCGACCAGGCAAAGCTTATCGAGCTGATCAATCTTCTCTCCGAGATCCCCTTCAGTCACGACACCCTGCAGTCCAAGGATATCCTTGGCCATGTCTATGAATATTTTCTCGGCCAGTTTGCCCTGGCAGAAGGCAAGAAGGGTGGCCAGTTCTATACTCCGAAATCCATTGTCTCCTTGATTGTTGAAATGCTCCAGCCCTTCCAGGGGCGGGTCTATGATCCGGCCATGGGTTCGGGCGGTTTCTTTGTTCAGAGCGAGCAGTTTGTCAAAAAGCATGGCGGCAGGATCGGCAATGTCTCCATCTATGGCCAGGAATATAACTATACCACCTGGCAGCTGGCAGCCATGAATATGGTAATTCGGGGGTTGGACTTTAATTTCGGCAAGGAACCGGCCAACACCTTTACCAATGACCAGCACCCGGACCTGCGGGCCGACTTTATCATGGCCAATCCGCCCTTTAATATGAAGGAGTGGGATACCGGCGTCAGTGACGATGATCCGCGCTGGCAGTACGGCAGGCCGCCCACGGGCAATGCCAACTTTGCCTGGCTCCAGCACATGCTCTATCATCTCGCTCCCAACGGTTCCATGGGGCTGCTGCTGGCCAACGGCTCCATGAGTTCCAATACTAAAAATGAAGGGGCCATCCGCAAGGCCCTGGTCGAAAATGATCTGGTGGAGTGCATGGTGGCCCTGCCTGGTCAGTTGTTTACCAATACCCAAATTCCGGCCTGTATCTGGTTTTTGACCCGCAACAAGAAAGAGCGCAATGGCTTCCGGGATCGCTCCGGCGAGGTGCTGTTTATTGATGCCCGTAACCTGGGCTATATGAAGGACCGGGTTTTGCGGGATTTCAAAAGGGAGGATATTGAAAAAATTTCTGGAACCTTTCATGCTTGGCAGACGGGTGAGGGCTACGAGGATGAGGCCGGTTTTTGCATGTCAGCCACCTTGGAAAAAATCAGCAAACATGACTTTGTGTTGACACCGGGGCGCTATGTGGGTGCCGCTGAGGAGGAGGATGACGGCGAGCCCTTCGGTGAAAAGATGGCTCGATTGACTACTCAGTTATCGGAGCAGTTTGGTGCGAATGCCCAACTGGAAAAACAGATCAAGCAGAATTTGGCAGGGTTGGGCTATGAATGTTGA